One window from the genome of Natronomonas pharaonis DSM 2160 encodes:
- a CDS encoding phosphotransferase family protein: MTDTDPEYFERIVDEEALRAYLTDALGPADGFDVRHHQEGHSNETLFVTWGDRELVIRRPPPGDTAENAHDVLREYRVVDALQDTDVRVPTTVVACDDHSVIGSDFYAMEKEAGDVLRDAEPDRFANPAAREQIGYELVDRLVEIHEVDYEAVGLEEGDFGYPPGFTERQVRRWSEQLTWAFEVTSDEREVNELYDVMEWLYDNVPGDDEYPNTLVHGDYKLDNVMFAPKDEPEIAAIFDWEMATLGDPFTDLGWMLSYWRQPKDPEPPTPSLTQTFMTEDGYPTRRELVDRYEQQTGFEFDNWRFYWVLATYKLAGLGEMFFRRYLEGNSADPMYPKMEHGVPALAEQALDIIDGEMTL, encoded by the coding sequence ATGACTGACACTGACCCCGAGTATTTCGAGCGCATCGTCGACGAGGAGGCGCTCCGGGCGTATCTAACGGATGCGCTCGGGCCGGCCGACGGCTTCGATGTCCGCCACCACCAGGAGGGACACTCCAACGAGACGCTGTTTGTCACGTGGGGTGACCGGGAGTTGGTTATCCGACGCCCCCCGCCGGGCGACACGGCCGAAAACGCCCACGACGTGCTCCGGGAGTATCGGGTCGTCGACGCGCTGCAGGACACGGATGTCCGTGTGCCGACGACAGTAGTGGCCTGTGATGACCACTCGGTCATCGGTAGCGACTTCTATGCGATGGAAAAAGAGGCAGGCGACGTGCTCCGCGACGCCGAGCCAGACCGGTTTGCCAACCCGGCGGCCCGCGAACAGATCGGCTACGAGCTTGTCGACCGCCTCGTCGAGATTCACGAGGTTGATTACGAGGCAGTTGGCCTCGAAGAGGGCGATTTCGGCTATCCACCGGGCTTTACCGAGCGACAGGTCCGCCGTTGGTCCGAGCAGCTGACGTGGGCCTTCGAGGTCACGTCCGACGAGCGAGAAGTCAACGAGCTCTACGACGTGATGGAGTGGCTCTACGATAATGTCCCCGGCGACGACGAGTATCCGAACACGCTGGTCCACGGCGACTACAAGCTCGACAACGTGATGTTCGCGCCGAAGGACGAGCCGGAAATCGCCGCCATCTTCGACTGGGAGATGGCGACGCTCGGTGACCCATTCACCGACCTTGGTTGGATGCTCTCCTACTGGCGGCAGCCGAAAGACCCCGAGCCGCCGACGCCGTCGCTGACACAGACCTTTATGACCGAAGACGGCTACCCCACCCGCCGCGAACTCGTCGACCGCTACGAGCAACAGACGGGCTTCGAGTTCGACAATTGGCGGTTCTACTGGGTGCTTGCGACCTACAAGCTGGCCGGGCTCGGCGAGATGTTCTTCCGGCGGTATCTGGAAGGCAACTCCGCCGACCCGATGTACCCCAAGATGGAACACGGCGTCCCCGCGCTGGCCGAGCAGGCGCTGGACATCATCGACGGCGAAATGACGCTGTAG
- a CDS encoding thiolase C-terminal domain-containing protein encodes MSRAAVVGAGMTKFGVHESPMQELFADAAFEALDDAGIEAGEIEALYFGNAMGGQTENETHLGPKMATHIGMAGTPVQRFEDACATSANAFKNAVQAVEAGVHDAVLVGGVERCTPETGKDTPEMTRIFGSASHRQYEQPSGLTFPGVFALLTKRHMHEHGTTEEQLAHVAVKNHGNGALNPNAHFGKETTVEEALDGPIVADPFRLMDCCPFSDGASAVVVVSDDLADSYDAPVDVTGVGHATDVVPIGDKREIGVTQAARDAAAEAYEQAGIDADAVDFAEVHDCFTGAEILASEALGLIEDGEGGVAAEEGRTARDGDIPINPSGGLKAKGHPIGATGTAQIVELTKHLRGEAGERQLDAADCGVAHNLGGDSATTVVSVMEARQ; translated from the coding sequence ATGTCACGAGCAGCCGTCGTCGGCGCCGGCATGACGAAGTTCGGCGTCCACGAGTCACCGATGCAGGAGCTTTTCGCCGACGCCGCCTTCGAGGCCCTCGACGACGCGGGCATCGAGGCCGGCGAAATCGAAGCCCTGTACTTCGGCAACGCGATGGGCGGACAGACGGAAAACGAGACGCATCTCGGCCCCAAGATGGCAACTCACATCGGAATGGCCGGCACCCCTGTCCAGCGGTTCGAGGACGCCTGTGCCACCTCCGCCAACGCGTTTAAAAACGCCGTCCAGGCCGTCGAGGCGGGCGTCCACGACGCCGTCCTCGTCGGCGGTGTCGAGCGCTGTACTCCCGAGACGGGCAAGGACACCCCAGAGATGACCCGCATCTTCGGGTCGGCTTCCCACCGGCAGTACGAGCAGCCATCGGGGCTTACCTTCCCCGGTGTCTTCGCGCTGCTAACGAAGCGGCACATGCACGAACACGGGACAACCGAAGAACAGCTCGCCCACGTCGCGGTCAAGAACCACGGCAACGGCGCGCTGAACCCGAACGCGCACTTCGGCAAGGAGACGACCGTCGAGGAAGCGCTTGACGGTCCTATCGTCGCAGACCCGTTCCGGCTGATGGACTGCTGTCCGTTCTCCGACGGTGCGAGCGCTGTCGTCGTCGTTTCCGACGACCTCGCCGACTCCTATGACGCCCCCGTTGACGTGACAGGCGTCGGCCACGCGACCGATGTCGTTCCCATCGGCGACAAGCGCGAAATCGGCGTCACGCAGGCCGCCCGCGACGCGGCCGCGGAAGCGTACGAACAAGCCGGCATCGACGCGGACGCTGTCGACTTCGCGGAAGTCCACGACTGCTTTACCGGTGCGGAAATCCTCGCCAGCGAGGCGCTCGGCCTCATCGAAGACGGCGAGGGTGGCGTCGCCGCCGAGGAGGGCCGTACCGCCCGCGACGGTGACATCCCAATCAATCCCTCTGGTGGTCTGAAGGCCAAGGGCCACCCCATCGGTGCGACCGGAACGGCACAGATAGTCGAGCTGACAAAGCACCTCCGCGGCGAGGCGGGCGAACGACAGCTCGACGCCGCCGACTGCGGCGTCGCACACAACCTCGGCGGCGACTCAGCGACAACCGTCGTCAGCGTCATGGAGGCACGACAATGA
- a CDS encoding transcription initiation factor IIB, whose product MTDTTVRQYQRTDENESTSEDEDDLTCPECDGRLQADTEHGETVCADCGLVVEEDEIDRGPEWRAFDSAEKDEKSRVGAPTTKMMHDEGLSTNIGWQDKDAYGNSLSSRQRQKMQRLRTWNERFRTRDSKERNLKQALGEIERMASALGLPENVRETASVIYRRALDEDLLPGRSIEGVATASLYAAAKQARTPRSLDEVAKVSRVEKSEIARTYRYVVRELGLEIQPADPKSYVPRFASDIELSDEAERRARQLLDNAQEAGVVSGKSPVGLAAAAVYAASLLCNEKVTQKEVSEVADISEVTIRNRYHELLEAEQESGSA is encoded by the coding sequence ATGACTGACACCACTGTACGGCAGTATCAGCGAACCGACGAGAATGAATCAACCTCGGAAGACGAGGACGACCTCACCTGTCCGGAGTGTGATGGCCGGCTGCAGGCGGATACCGAGCACGGTGAAACCGTCTGTGCCGACTGTGGCCTCGTCGTCGAGGAAGACGAAATCGACCGCGGTCCCGAATGGCGTGCCTTCGACAGCGCCGAAAAGGACGAAAAATCGCGTGTCGGTGCCCCCACGACGAAGATGATGCACGACGAGGGGCTCTCGACGAACATCGGCTGGCAGGACAAAGACGCCTACGGCAACTCCCTGTCGAGCCGCCAACGCCAGAAAATGCAGCGACTCCGCACCTGGAACGAGCGGTTCCGCACCCGCGACTCCAAAGAACGCAACCTCAAACAGGCCCTCGGCGAAATCGAACGCATGGCCTCGGCGCTCGGCCTCCCCGAAAACGTCCGCGAAACCGCCTCGGTCATCTACCGCCGCGCGCTCGACGAAGACCTACTCCCCGGACGCTCCATCGAAGGCGTCGCAACCGCCTCGCTGTATGCCGCCGCAAAGCAGGCACGGACGCCGCGAAGCCTCGATGAGGTCGCAAAAGTCTCCCGCGTCGAAAAAAGCGAAATCGCTCGCACCTACCGCTATGTCGTCCGCGAACTCGGCCTCGAAATCCAGCCTGCCGACCCGAAAAGTTACGTCCCGCGCTTTGCCAGCGACATCGAGTTGAGCGACGAAGCCGAACGGCGGGCGCGACAACTGCTCGACAACGCGCAGGAAGCAGGCGTCGTCTCCGGCAAGTCGCCGGTCGGCCTCGCTGCGGCCGCTGTCTACGCCGCCTCGCTGCTCTGCAACGAGAAGGTCACACAGAAGGAGGTCAGCGAGGTCGCAGATATTTCCGAAGTGACCATCCGGAACCGCTACCACGAACTGCTCGAAGCCGAACAGGAATCCGGGTCGGCCTGA
- a CDS encoding Zn-ribbon domain-containing OB-fold protein, whose protein sequence is MSDLTHNEWVSAVKDGELLGQTCPDCGATHGTPKAACPHCGSRDLETVALPTEGTVYTETTINVPPINIDERGYQVAVVAVGEARVMGRLVEEDVDIGDSVAVAGYDEDDTGNVTPRFEAV, encoded by the coding sequence ATGAGCGACCTGACACACAACGAGTGGGTATCGGCGGTCAAAGACGGCGAACTGCTCGGCCAGACCTGCCCCGACTGTGGGGCGACACACGGCACGCCGAAGGCTGCCTGTCCGCATTGTGGCTCACGGGACCTCGAAACAGTTGCCCTTCCGACTGAAGGCACCGTCTACACCGAGACGACCATCAACGTCCCGCCCATCAACATCGACGAGCGCGGCTATCAGGTCGCGGTCGTCGCGGTCGGTGAGGCCCGCGTGATGGGACGGCTGGTCGAGGAGGATGTCGACATCGGCGACAGTGTCGCCGTCGCTGGCTACGATGAGGACGACACCGGAAACGTGACGCCGCGGTTCGAGGCCGTCTAG
- a CDS encoding FKBP-type peptidyl-prolyl cis-trans isomerase — MTIATGDAVTLEYTGRLDDGTVFDTSREDVAEEEGLADAQPDREYSPLTVDVGAQEVIEGMEEGLIGLEAGAETTLEIPPEKGYGEWSEERVQTFDTEELQEMLGGQLPEEGAYLEAQNGQHGEVTDVSDDVVRVDFNPELAGETLTFDVEIVDVN; from the coding sequence ATGACGATAGCTACTGGCGATGCGGTGACGCTGGAGTACACCGGGCGACTCGACGACGGAACGGTCTTTGATACGTCCCGCGAGGACGTTGCCGAAGAGGAAGGGCTGGCGGATGCGCAGCCGGACCGCGAGTACAGCCCGCTGACAGTCGATGTCGGCGCACAGGAAGTCATCGAGGGGATGGAAGAGGGACTTATCGGCCTTGAGGCCGGCGCGGAAACGACGCTGGAAATCCCGCCGGAGAAGGGGTACGGCGAGTGGTCCGAAGAACGCGTTCAGACGTTCGACACCGAGGAGCTACAGGAGATGCTCGGCGGACAGCTCCCCGAAGAGGGCGCGTATCTGGAGGCACAAAACGGACAGCACGGTGAGGTCACCGACGTCAGCGACGACGTCGTTCGAGTCGATTTCAACCCCGAACTGGCTGGCGAGACGCTCACCTTCGATGTCGAAATCGTCGACGTCAACTAA
- the thiC gene encoding phosphomethylpyrimidine synthase ThiC, with the protein MTTQLQHARGGTVTDAMERVAERENRDAEFVRQQVADGQAVIPANHGHDALDPMIIGREFATKVNANIGNSEPASGPEAELQKLHTAVHYGADTVMDLSTGGDLDTIRTENIAYSPVPVGTVPIYEAVTRVDDASDLTPELLLDVVEKQAEQGVDYMTLHAGVLAEHLPLTDGRTTGIVSRGGSILARWMEEHGEQNPLYERFDDLCEILAAYDVTVSLGDGLRPGSLADASDAAQFAELDTLGELTRRAWDHGVQVMVEGPGHVPMDEIADNVERQQDVCDGAPFYVLGPLVTDVAPGYDHITSAIGATEAARAGAAMLCYVTPKEHLGLPDAEDVRDGLAAYRIAAHSADVANGRPGARDWDDAVSEARYAFDWRRQFELALDPGRARNYHDQTLPEDNYKEARFCSMCGVEFCSMRIDQDAREAGDGMDGLESRTDLDSSAAAAVNRPPTGVHRAEKLDDIPCPVAEDDVAADD; encoded by the coding sequence ATGACGACGCAACTACAGCACGCCCGCGGCGGCACCGTCACCGACGCGATGGAGCGGGTCGCAGAACGGGAAAACCGCGACGCCGAATTCGTGCGGCAACAGGTCGCCGACGGACAGGCGGTCATCCCCGCCAACCACGGCCACGACGCGCTCGACCCGATGATAATCGGCCGGGAGTTCGCCACGAAGGTCAACGCCAACATCGGCAACAGCGAGCCGGCAAGCGGCCCCGAAGCGGAGCTGCAGAAACTTCATACAGCAGTCCACTACGGCGCGGATACGGTGATGGACCTGTCGACCGGCGGCGACCTCGACACCATCCGCACCGAGAACATTGCTTACTCGCCGGTGCCGGTGGGTACCGTCCCGATCTACGAGGCGGTCACCCGCGTCGACGACGCGAGCGACCTGACCCCCGAGTTGCTGCTCGACGTTGTCGAAAAGCAGGCCGAGCAGGGAGTCGATTACATGACCCTGCACGCCGGCGTTCTCGCAGAACACCTTCCGCTGACCGACGGCCGGACGACCGGCATCGTCTCCCGCGGCGGGTCGATCCTCGCACGATGGATGGAGGAACACGGCGAGCAAAACCCCCTCTACGAGCGCTTCGACGACCTCTGTGAGATTCTGGCCGCCTACGACGTCACCGTTAGTCTCGGCGACGGGCTGCGACCCGGGTCGCTGGCCGATGCGTCCGATGCGGCGCAGTTCGCCGAACTGGACACGCTGGGAGAGCTTACCCGCCGAGCATGGGACCACGGCGTGCAGGTGATGGTCGAGGGACCGGGACACGTCCCGATGGACGAAATCGCCGACAACGTCGAGCGCCAGCAGGACGTCTGCGATGGTGCGCCCTTCTATGTGCTCGGGCCGCTGGTGACAGATGTCGCGCCCGGCTACGACCACATCACAAGCGCCATCGGCGCGACCGAGGCCGCACGCGCCGGCGCGGCGATGCTCTGTTATGTGACGCCGAAAGAACACCTCGGGCTGCCGGACGCCGAGGACGTCCGCGACGGGTTGGCCGCCTATCGAATCGCCGCCCACTCGGCCGATGTCGCCAACGGCCGGCCGGGCGCACGCGACTGGGACGATGCCGTCTCCGAGGCCCGGTATGCGTTCGACTGGCGGCGGCAGTTCGAACTCGCGCTCGACCCCGGTCGGGCGCGGAACTACCACGACCAGACCCTCCCGGAAGACAACTACAAGGAGGCCCGTTTCTGCTCGATGTGTGGCGTCGAGTTCTGTTCGATGCGTATCGACCAAGACGCCCGCGAGGCCGGTGACGGAATGGATGGCCTCGAATCGAGGACCGACCTCGATAGCTCCGCTGCCGCCGCGGTCAACCGGCCGCCGACAGGGGTCCATCGGGCGGAAAAGCTGGACGACATTCCCTGTCCCGTCGCTGAAGACGACGTGGCTGCCGACGACTAG
- a CDS encoding gamma carbonic anhydrase family protein yields the protein MLRSFDGMEPTVHEDAYVDPAAVVIGDVTIEKDASVWPNVTLRGDHGEIILREGANVQDNAVLHEGTEIGPYATVGHTAIVHSAAVERRALVGMSATVLDGSVVGERAMVGANSLVTEGTDIEPETLYAGTPAEKLKDVEESPWAYAGDRYVELSREHIESSEVLDDDYSGSAPTDG from the coding sequence ATGCTTCGGAGCTTCGACGGTATGGAACCGACGGTTCACGAGGACGCCTACGTCGACCCTGCGGCGGTCGTCATCGGTGACGTAACAATCGAAAAGGACGCGAGCGTCTGGCCGAACGTCACGCTCCGTGGCGACCACGGGGAAATCATCCTCCGGGAGGGAGCCAACGTGCAGGACAACGCCGTGCTCCACGAGGGGACCGAAATCGGCCCGTACGCGACTGTCGGTCACACCGCTATCGTCCACAGCGCGGCCGTCGAGCGCCGGGCACTCGTCGGCATGAGTGCAACCGTTCTGGACGGCTCCGTGGTCGGCGAACGGGCCATGGTCGGCGCTAACAGCCTCGTTACAGAGGGGACCGACATCGAGCCGGAGACGCTGTACGCCGGGACGCCGGCGGAGAAACTCAAGGATGTCGAGGAGTCACCGTGGGCCTACGCGGGCGACCGCTATGTCGAGCTGTCCAGAGAGCACATCGAATCCTCGGAGGTCCTCGACGACGACTATTCGGGGTCGGCACCGACGGACGGCTAG
- a CDS encoding HEAT repeat domain-containing protein, protein MTSEDTDADGTWLDRLEDSTFSADDDGLAYSVLEPPVDSSDIPELCRLLRGGDTPTVRQAAANALGRISTSSDGDEVEQALDELMGAVLRDDSEEVRGEAIDALYRYGSEHIDRLATRLAEAVRTRGSETPGAFFRRWLGSDVPQFRLVAAAAMATRADERVADELEAAFTDSDRRVQARALEAYGNVGDAAAVEPVRQALETDDPMVRRAAATALANIGTEEALEAMLPLAQATENRLRRLTVEQLHRLDRRQSAVVLVGALDDRSETVRRRAMVSLILLYTSSRPVEPDTVRDYLIKERNHEELVDLARLLSNIVADDGEGTSRESQTVKRHAVWLLGEIAGTLDDEEVHCWLADSLRTPDRAATEMAAAYLRQFEGEKLESKLRSMSRDADCSAETRTIASSVLERIKEDMAKDTEKHDVDYTYVRQPSDYTEKHGS, encoded by the coding sequence ATGACCTCAGAGGATACTGACGCGGACGGAACGTGGCTGGATAGACTCGAAGACTCGACGTTTTCTGCCGACGATGACGGGCTCGCGTACTCGGTGCTCGAACCGCCTGTCGACAGCAGCGACATCCCGGAGCTATGTCGGCTGTTACGGGGTGGCGACACGCCCACAGTTAGACAAGCGGCGGCGAACGCGCTCGGCCGCATCTCGACATCGTCGGACGGCGACGAAGTCGAGCAGGCACTCGACGAGTTGATGGGAGCGGTCCTCCGAGACGACAGCGAAGAGGTGCGCGGGGAGGCCATCGATGCGCTCTACCGGTACGGGAGCGAGCACATCGACCGGCTCGCGACCCGGCTGGCAGAGGCCGTCCGGACCCGCGGTTCCGAAACGCCGGGGGCGTTCTTCCGGCGCTGGCTCGGCTCGGACGTCCCCCAGTTCCGGTTGGTCGCCGCCGCAGCGATGGCGACACGCGCCGACGAGCGGGTCGCCGACGAACTCGAAGCCGCCTTCACCGACTCCGACAGACGCGTTCAGGCGCGAGCACTCGAAGCCTACGGGAACGTTGGCGACGCGGCTGCTGTCGAGCCGGTCCGGCAAGCGCTTGAGACGGACGACCCGATGGTCCGACGGGCGGCGGCGACGGCTCTCGCAAATATCGGGACCGAAGAGGCACTAGAAGCAATGTTGCCGCTCGCGCAGGCAACGGAGAACCGGCTCCGGCGGCTCACCGTCGAACAGCTCCACCGGCTCGACCGACGGCAATCGGCGGTCGTGCTCGTCGGAGCGCTCGATGACCGCTCCGAAACCGTCCGACGGCGGGCGATGGTGTCGCTCATTCTCCTGTATACGTCCTCGCGCCCCGTCGAACCGGACACGGTCAGAGACTATCTCATCAAGGAACGAAACCACGAGGAGCTCGTCGACTTGGCGCGGCTGCTGTCCAACATCGTCGCCGACGACGGCGAGGGCACGAGCCGCGAAAGCCAGACGGTAAAACGCCACGCGGTGTGGCTGCTCGGCGAAATCGCCGGGACGCTCGACGACGAGGAGGTTCACTGCTGGCTTGCCGACTCGCTGCGGACGCCCGACCGCGCCGCGACCGAGATGGCGGCGGCGTACCTACGACAGTTCGAAGGCGAGAAGCTCGAATCGAAGCTCCGGTCGATGAGCCGCGACGCGGACTGCTCGGCCGAGACGCGGACAATCGCCTCTTCGGTGCTCGAACGCATCAAGGAGGACATGGCGAAAGACACCGAAAAACACGACGTCGACTACACCTACGTCAGGCAGCCGTCGGATTACACCGAAAAACACGGCTCCTAG
- a CDS encoding rhomboid family intramembrane serine protease, protein MPLPAAVWYPVLAAALAVSLAAVYYLSQPAGRWGQLVRKRLLLGLPWGTLLAVGGVLAFYLLAQDGLANPNAPVQIPFRAYGYTYPLGVLTAGFAHASLGHLVGNLIGTLVFGSLAEYAWSHFPTERGSTSFSSLRMNPFARIAAFAAAVFAFGIVSAAFGLGPVIGFSGVVFAFVGFALVRFPLATAVATLTTGVVSQLYNAVRSPESVHVASETFSQPWWAGISLQGHLLGLLAGAVFGAALLYRRGVRPNPTHIWLAALVFAVDRGLWAVYLPEGPETFRLFRALGLAAVFCIAALVAGAAVATPRDLLSRIDLSRREAAYGLLIAALLAVALVAVPLNLYTIDDPDAGLDADSGIEVEDYTVYYAEDVENQFVPAIPVPGDGNVTADRIEASGIIIVSAERDIWWQEVSKSRLASNGEATLRLGSLTWNEDVHVTRPTWRVAGTESSYLVEAQAETADERSVLFQSPPAQADARLDGRNVSVAPADSGFELRVTRDNETLGTAAVPADGESVTAGGVQFERDDRSLFAERGDTRLRIAQRADRS, encoded by the coding sequence ATGCCTCTGCCCGCCGCCGTCTGGTATCCGGTGCTCGCGGCCGCGCTTGCTGTCTCTCTCGCCGCCGTCTACTATCTTTCACAGCCAGCCGGCCGGTGGGGCCAACTCGTCCGCAAGCGGCTGCTCTTGGGGCTGCCGTGGGGGACGCTGCTGGCCGTCGGTGGCGTCCTCGCGTTCTATCTGCTCGCACAGGACGGCCTCGCGAATCCGAACGCCCCCGTTCAGATTCCGTTCCGCGCCTACGGATACACCTACCCGCTCGGCGTGCTGACTGCCGGCTTCGCACACGCGAGCCTCGGCCATCTGGTCGGTAATCTCATCGGCACGCTCGTTTTCGGCTCGCTCGCCGAATACGCGTGGAGCCATTTTCCGACTGAGCGTGGCTCGACATCGTTTTCATCGCTCCGGATGAATCCTTTCGCGAGAATCGCTGCGTTCGCGGCCGCCGTCTTTGCGTTCGGCATCGTCTCGGCGGCGTTCGGGCTTGGACCGGTCATCGGCTTTTCCGGGGTCGTCTTTGCCTTCGTCGGTTTCGCTCTCGTCCGGTTTCCGCTCGCGACCGCCGTTGCCACCCTGACGACCGGTGTCGTCTCACAGCTCTACAACGCCGTCCGTTCGCCGGAGAGCGTCCACGTCGCAAGCGAAACGTTTTCCCAGCCGTGGTGGGCCGGTATCTCGCTGCAGGGACACTTACTTGGCCTGCTTGCAGGTGCCGTCTTCGGAGCGGCCCTGCTGTATCGCCGTGGCGTGCGGCCGAACCCGACCCACATCTGGCTTGCCGCCCTCGTCTTTGCGGTCGACCGCGGACTCTGGGCGGTGTATCTCCCGGAGGGTCCGGAGACGTTCCGGCTTTTCCGCGCGCTCGGACTGGCTGCCGTGTTCTGTATCGCCGCCCTCGTTGCCGGGGCGGCGGTTGCGACCCCTCGTGACCTACTCTCCCGCATCGACCTGTCTCGACGTGAGGCGGCCTACGGACTGTTGATAGCCGCCTTGCTGGCCGTCGCCCTCGTCGCCGTCCCGCTGAATCTCTACACGATTGACGACCCCGATGCGGGACTCGACGCCGACAGCGGAATCGAAGTCGAAGACTACACGGTCTATTACGCAGAGGACGTCGAAAACCAGTTCGTGCCGGCGATACCGGTTCCGGGCGACGGGAACGTGACCGCCGACCGCATCGAGGCCAGCGGCATCATCATCGTCTCCGCGGAGCGGGATATCTGGTGGCAGGAGGTCTCGAAAAGCCGTCTCGCATCCAACGGTGAGGCCACGCTCCGGCTCGGGAGCCTGACGTGGAACGAGGATGTCCACGTTACCCGACCGACGTGGCGGGTTGCCGGCACCGAATCCAGCTACCTCGTCGAAGCACAGGCGGAGACGGCCGACGAGCGGTCGGTGCTGTTCCAGTCGCCGCCGGCACAGGCCGACGCCCGGCTTGACGGCCGGAACGTCTCTGTCGCACCGGCCGACAGCGGCTTCGAACTTCGGGTCACACGCGACAATGAGACGCTCGGAACGGCTGCCGTGCCGGCCGACGGCGAATCGGTGACTGCCGGCGGCGTACAGTTCGAGCGCGACGACCGGTCGCTGTTCGCCGAGCGCGGCGACACGCGGCTCCGAATCGCACAGCGGGCCGACCGCTCCTAG
- a CDS encoding SDR family oxidoreductase gives MDLGLDGRTALVTGGGGRIGGEDCRILAAEGAEVVALDVNLGAAENVVEEIEADGGTAHAVECDLTDRADVEDTIAALEAETGGIDVLVNNAGMVDARDRIEEFDDEIWDRDISVNLTGAYNVTRAVYPNMKERGWGRIINMSSMAGWQGGFGQASYAATKAALIGFGKTLALEGAQHGVTSNIIAPSIVVGQLADLPIDQLETVDEHFARIAKATPMRRLGTEADVANLVAYLASEQADYITGQVVGVTGGIDLFSF, from the coding sequence ATGGACCTCGGACTCGACGGACGGACCGCCCTCGTCACGGGGGGCGGCGGGCGTATCGGAGGCGAAGACTGTCGTATCCTCGCTGCGGAGGGCGCGGAGGTTGTCGCCCTTGACGTGAATCTCGGTGCCGCTGAGAACGTCGTCGAGGAGATCGAAGCCGACGGCGGCACCGCCCACGCCGTGGAGTGTGACCTGACCGACCGGGCGGATGTCGAAGACACGATCGCGGCGCTGGAAGCCGAGACTGGCGGCATCGACGTTCTCGTGAACAACGCCGGGATGGTCGACGCCAGAGACCGGATCGAGGAGTTCGACGACGAGATATGGGACCGCGACATCTCGGTCAACCTCACCGGGGCGTACAACGTCACACGGGCGGTGTATCCCAATATGAAAGAGCGGGGCTGGGGTCGCATTATCAATATGTCCTCGATGGCCGGCTGGCAGGGGGGCTTCGGGCAGGCCTCCTACGCCGCAACGAAGGCCGCTCTCATCGGATTCGGCAAGACGCTTGCGCTCGAGGGAGCACAGCACGGCGTTACATCGAATATCATCGCTCCGAGCATCGTTGTCGGCCAACTGGCCGACCTTCCGATCGACCAGCTTGAGACGGTTGACGAACACTTCGCCCGCATTGCGAAGGCGACGCCGATGCGCCGGCTCGGCACCGAAGCCGACGTCGCAAACCTCGTTGCGTACCTCGCCTCCGAGCAGGCCGACTACATCACCGGACAGGTGGTCGGCGTCACCGGCGGCATCGACCTCTTTAGTTTCTGA
- a CDS encoding zinc ribbon domain-containing protein has protein sequence MEGFGWLVAATVLFVAVHIVIAVYLYRKGNRKAEATAAPTDSADEPPDQVTCPTCGTPNAPGFRYCRRCVSDLSGGGTPDNKRPAAEQPGS, from the coding sequence ATGGAGGGGTTCGGCTGGCTAGTAGCGGCAACCGTTCTGTTCGTCGCGGTACACATCGTTATCGCCGTGTATCTGTACCGTAAGGGGAACAGAAAGGCCGAAGCAACAGCCGCCCCGACGGACAGCGCCGACGAGCCTCCGGACCAGGTGACCTGTCCGACCTGCGGGACGCCGAACGCCCCCGGCTTCCGATACTGCCGCCGCTGTGTCTCCGACCTTTCAGGCGGCGGCACACCTGACAATAAACGTCCGGCAGCGGAACAGCCGGGAAGCTAG